The Gemmatimonadota bacterium genome segment GCATGTTGATCGACCGGGCCGTCAGGTACATGATCCTGAGCGGCCGCTGGTTTTCTATCAGCCCTTCAAGTTGTTCCAGGTCCCCGTAATCCAGCCCCTTCTCTTCCAATTTCTTACGACTTTCGGCAATCCATTGCCTGATTTCCGATTGCATGTCATATGCCTTTATGTATCAGCGTGATGTCCGATATCTACAAGTGTATATGTAAGGGGAATCCGGTGTGGCTGTCCCGGATTGTAAAGGCGAAACAGGCACCATGTCAAGCATGATTGAAGATTCCCGTCACCGGCATCCGCAATCCGCGACGGGCTTGACAGCAACACCCCGACCCCGTAAGTTCCCAAGAATCTGAAAACCGTTTTCCAGGATAGCCAAATGTCCACTTCACAGCCCCTGAACGCCCAGCAGATCGCCTACTTCAAGCTGAACGGCTACCTGGTGCTGAAGAACGTCTTCGACGAGCAGACCCTGGAGGCATGGCGGCGGCAGATCTGGCGGGCGCTCGATGGCTGCCTGGAGGACCCCGCGACCTGGCCCCGGGAGACAAGCGGTCTCGACGGATACGAATACGATCCGCCCGAGTCGGCCCTCGTGCACCATCCCTGCATGATGTCGATCATCGACCAGCTCAGCGGGGGACACTTCGTCGCGGGCGATGGCATACCGATCATACGCTGGCCCGAACCGGAGCGGACGTTCGAAATCCCCAAAACAGGCCATATCGACGCCTACGGCGGTCGCTGGCTGCCCTTCATGATCGGCGCGACGACTTATCTATACGACGTGGAACCCGGCGGCGGCGCCCTCATCTACTGGCCGGGAAGCCACCACGCCGCCCACAGGTACTTCCTGGAGCATCCCTCGCATGTGGACGGGAGTTTCCTGGAGATCGAGGGATTCTCCTGGGATGTGTTCTGCGACAACCCGGCCACCGGCGGCCGGGAATTCACCGCGAAGGCCGGCGACGTGGTGCTCTGGCACTCCTACCTGACGCACAATGGATCGGAGAACACCAGCCATTCGCCGCGTTTCGCCCTGTTCGCCCGCTGGAACCACGAGAAACACCTGGACCAGGCCTTCCGGTACGAGATTCCCGAAGACCTGTGGAAGTACTGGGCGGTGTGAGCCGGCGACAAACGTGGTGTTGCAGTTAGCCAGTAACTAAAAAGCGGATATTGCAAATGGATCTACGCAAACTAATCTTGGAAGACGTGAGATGTTTCGGCGGACGTCAAGAATTCGACATCCGGCCAATTACGTTTTTAGTTGGTGAGAATAGCACTGGTAAGTCCACTGCGCTTGGCTGTTTTCAAATTATCCATGATTTCATTTTTAGTAATGAAATTGGATTGAATTTCAACGTGGAACCATATTCGATGGGTTCGTTTACGGACATCGTTAGGAGGTCTAGACCCGGTAAGACTCATTTTCGGATCGGCGTCGGATTTCAATCAGAATCATCACAAAGCGATCTGGAGTACATGCTGGTACTTTCAGCTAAAAACCGTGGATCCGAGCCAACCATACAAGAGCAGAACGTCCGTATGTCGAAAGGTGAGGTTACGTTTATCGAAAGATCAGCTGGAGATGGTGTAGATGGCATGCAATCAGAGTACTTAAAAGGATTTGAAATAACTGATCCTCCATCTAAGGAAGGTTTTCAGAAAACTACTGTTGTATCTGGAAGGTACCACTTGGACAAAACAGTCTTGGATTTACTGTTACCGATCAATAGATACCGACATTTGACGGCCAAGTGGCGTCCAGAGTCCATGCACGTCTTGGTTAATCTCGGCGAAAAACCTCCCGGACCCTTCGGCGGAGATTGGAATAAGTTGTTTGGGAAAGATCACTTGCTTCCATCTGAAGCATATAGTTTTGCTCCGATAAGAACTAATCCATTACGTACCTACGATCCATTAAGGGAAGATATGGATCCTGCCGGCAGCGACATCCCCATGGTTATCAGGAACATGTTTATAACCGAAAGAGACAGATGGGAAAAACTCAAAGGAAACCTTGTCGCATTCGGCAAATCATCAGGATTGTTTTCTGATGTCAATGTGAGAGTACTTGGCAATTCCTCAGGTGACCCGTTTCAAATACAGATTAAGGTAAATGGCCCCAAAGTGAATATGAAAGATGTAGGACATGGAGTGAGCCAGATTCTTCCAATACTTGTACGTATACTCGACAGTCCTCGGAACATGGTTTTCCTGATGCAGCAACCTGAGGTCCATCTGCATCCTAAGGCACAGTCAGAGTTGTCGTCTATTCTCGTTGAAGCAGTAAAGCAAAAGAAACATAGATTCGTCATAGAAACACATAGCGATCACCTGGTAAATCGGGCGCGAATCGAAATCATGAAAGGAACAATCGATCCACAGGATGTTTCGCTGATATACCTTGAACCTGTTGGTAACCGGGTCAGTGTCCATAACATTCAGTTTGATAAACTGGCGAATCTGTTGAATGTTCCTCAAGGATATAGGGATTTTTTCATCGATGAATCGGATAAGCTACTCGGTTTATCCAAGTGAAAGTGGAGACATGTGTCTTATCTTGGATGCAAATAAGTTTAGTGATTACTTGAACCCCGAAGATGAAAACATGGAACCAGTTAGAAGGTGGATGAAATCCAAAGGTAAATTGGTTTACTCTCCAACAGAGAAACTAAAGCAGGAGTTAGACAGGCATAAAAAGATGAGACTGCAGATTGACGAATACCGCAAAAACGGTAGTCTTAAACAATATCCTGCACAAGAAGTTGAAAGGGTTAAAGACAGGTTACCCTCATTACAGTCAGATGATCCTGATATTATCGCTTTAGCACAAGTAGCAGAAGTTGGCCTGTTGGTTTCAGGTGATACTGACTTGCATGCGGATTTCAAAGCAGTAATTGGAGGGAGTGTGTATCAGACGAGAAAACACAGCCGCTTGTTGAGAAGAGATACCTGTCCTTGATCCCCATTGCTGCCACCACTTCTATTTCATCAAAACACTCACTTCCCCCATGACCTCCGCCCCCCGCTACCTCACCCAGGATCAACTGGCTCAGTTCTGGTCCGAAGGCTACCTCGTCCTGAAGGGCACGCTGGATGATGAGGTCGTCAATAACGCCCGTGGCTTTCTGCTGGACCTGATCCCGCGCGACCTGGTCATTCCGGACCACTATCACGCGAACCACGCTCGGTTCAAGCCCCATAATCCGGACGGAAACGGCAGTTTTTTCGAGCCTGCCATGCTGCCCCTGCTGCAGAACGAGGGGCTGTATGGCGCAGCCGTAGATATCCTGGAGACCGAATACATCCAGGTCTGGGACGGCTCTGCGGGGATCACCCTGAGAAACCGTGCCATGGAGGGGCGGCTCCAGAACCTCCACCTGGACGCCGTACCCAAGGGTCCGGAGGAGTTGAACGAGGGCTTCTTGCGTACGGGAATCGGCATCGGCGGATGCTATTACCTCAACAATGTGGAAGACAACGGCGGCGGCATCCACGTGGTGCCCGGCGCGCCGAACCGCGTTCGGGAGATCATGCTGGACGAGCCGGACGGGCTCAAGCGCAACGACGGCTGGGGCAAAATCGTCGATTTCAGGTCGTCCATGGAGGTCACGGGGGACGCCGGCGATTACGTGCTCATGCACCACCTGATGCCCCACTCGGCGAGCGCCAATCACAATGCCTCGCCGAGAATCGCCCAGTTCACCCGTCTTCAACCCCTGTCGGAAGAAGAGGCCCGGCAGGCACCCGGCCCTGATCGGCCGTTGAGTGCGGACGCCCTGGCCACGCTGACTCCGCTGGGGCGCAAAATGTTCCGGCTGGATCCCTGGATCGGGTAACCTCAAGTGCCGCAACGGGATCGGATGAACGCCATGTCCTCTGAACCACCCCGGTCAAGGGGCACTGCGGCCATTACCCTGCGGGCCGGGGTCATCGGTCTCGCGCTCTCAGCCGTGGTCGCCTTCTGGGGACAGTTCTCCGCCGATCACGCCGGATACAACTATTCCACCTACGCCCATCTCCCCGCGGCGCTGCTGATCCCCTTCCTGATCCTGATCCTGGGTCCCCACGTCCTGCTCAAGCGACTGTCACCCCGGTACGCCCTGACGACGTCCGAACTGATCGTGGTCTTTGCCATGGGCATGATCGGTTCGATGGTGCCCGACTGGGGCATGACGAGGTACCTGGTCTCCCTCATCACCGGGCCCTTCTACCATTCGAGCCCCGAGAACCGCTGGGCGGAAACGTTCTTCGACACGCTGCCCGCGTGGCTCGTGATCAGTGACAAGACCGACGCGGTCAGGGTTTTCTACGAAGGCGCCGCGCCGGGTTACCGGATCCCCTGGATGGCCTGGATCTCGCCCCTGCTGTGGTGGATGTCGTGTTTCGGCGCCCTGATGTGGACTGGCGCATGCATCGTGGTCATCCTGAGGAAGCAGTGGGTGAGCCACGAACGGCTGCGCTTTCCCCTGGGGGAGGTGGCGCTCAACCTGATGGGCGTGGGGAAGGACCGGGACGAACCGCCCATGGTCCGCACGACCGCCTTCCGGATCGGCGCCGGCCTGTCGCTGGCCGTCGTGTGCTGGAACATCGCATCCTACTGGGACATCGTTACGCCCGTCCCAATCATGGGCCCGGACCTGCTGCAAGTAAAGGTCCATCCGTCGATCCCGGATCTTCCCATCCGGCTGAACGTCTTCGTGCTCTGCTTCGCCTTCTTCATCAATGCCGAGATCCTCCTCAGCCTGTGTTTCTTCCTGCTGTTCACCACGCTGCAGCGGGGCGTGCTGAATATGCTCGGGGTCACGGCGGCGACGACCATGTCGCCGACCGGCCTCGTGGGCACCCAGTCCATCGGCGCTCTGATCGCCCTGGTGGCGTGGGGACTGTGGATGGCGCGCCGGCACCTGGCCGCCGTGGCCCGGCGGGCGTTCCGCAGGGATCCGTCGGTGGATGACAGCGGGGAGTTCTTCTCGTACCGGCTGGCGGTCTTCGGCCTGGTCTTCGGCCTGCTCTACCTGCTGGCCTGGCTGTACAGCATCGGCATGTCCCTGCCGGTCAGCCTGATCCTCCTGGCGGTCCTCTTCACCATCTATCTCGGCATGGCCCGGATCGTCGCGGAGGCGGGACTTGTCGCCATGGACCTGCCGGTGAACGCCAACAACTTCACCGCGGGCATCATCGGCGCCGACAACCTGGACCCCTCCACGATCACCGCCCTGGGCATGACGAACGCCTTCGCCCGGAACTGGCGGACCTTCACCATGATCGGGCTGTCCCACGCCGCCTACCTGCAGCGCTGGATGGCGCCGGCCACCCGGCATCTCTTCCTCTGGATATGCCTGGCCTTCGGCGTCAGCGTGGTGACTTCCCTCTACTATTACATCAGCGCGGGATACGCCGTCGGCGCCGACAATCTCCTTTCCAAGCCGGGCGACCTCGTGCCCTTTTTCTACAACACGATCATGACGTGGAACAGCAGCGTAAGCAGCGTATCGGACCTGGAACTGATCTTCTTCGGGAACGGCATCGTCCTGTACATGTTGATGATCCTCGGACGATTCCTGTTCCTCTGGTGGCCGCTCCATCCCATTGGCC includes the following:
- a CDS encoding phytanoyl-CoA dioxygenase family protein, giving the protein MSTSQPLNAQQIAYFKLNGYLVLKNVFDEQTLEAWRRQIWRALDGCLEDPATWPRETSGLDGYEYDPPESALVHHPCMMSIIDQLSGGHFVAGDGIPIIRWPEPERTFEIPKTGHIDAYGGRWLPFMIGATTYLYDVEPGGGALIYWPGSHHAAHRYFLEHPSHVDGSFLEIEGFSWDVFCDNPATGGREFTAKAGDVVLWHSYLTHNGSENTSHSPRFALFARWNHEKHLDQAFRYEIPEDLWKYWAV
- a CDS encoding AAA family ATPase — protein: MDLRKLILEDVRCFGGRQEFDIRPITFLVGENSTGKSTALGCFQIIHDFIFSNEIGLNFNVEPYSMGSFTDIVRRSRPGKTHFRIGVGFQSESSQSDLEYMLVLSAKNRGSEPTIQEQNVRMSKGEVTFIERSAGDGVDGMQSEYLKGFEITDPPSKEGFQKTTVVSGRYHLDKTVLDLLLPINRYRHLTAKWRPESMHVLVNLGEKPPGPFGGDWNKLFGKDHLLPSEAYSFAPIRTNPLRTYDPLREDMDPAGSDIPMVIRNMFITERDRWEKLKGNLVAFGKSSGLFSDVNVRVLGNSSGDPFQIQIKVNGPKVNMKDVGHGVSQILPILVRILDSPRNMVFLMQQPEVHLHPKAQSELSSILVEAVKQKKHRFVIETHSDHLVNRARIEIMKGTIDPQDVSLIYLEPVGNRVSVHNIQFDKLANLLNVPQGYRDFFIDESDKLLGLSK